In Erpetoichthys calabaricus chromosome 4, fErpCal1.3, whole genome shotgun sequence, one genomic interval encodes:
- the gpr183a gene encoding G-protein coupled receptor 183-A, whose product MMQSIISENMTNNSENCDWYAHRSTARILMPLHYSIVFVVGLLGNALALHVIRPNLKKMNSTTLYSTNLVISDILFTLSLPMRIVYYALGFHWPMGDALCRINGLIFYINTYAGVNFMTCLSVDRFIAVVLPLRFSRFRKVQNVKKICVAVWIIVMAQTLPLLAKSMLEVDGDYIACMEYPTIDKNENLPYMLLGAVFIGYVIPVVTILVCYSGLCWKLHFSAKQNHLTEKSGRNKKAISVIFFVILVFVICFSPYHIDIIQYMVKKLHHHPNCSEKLAFQVSLHITVCLMNFNSCMDPFIYFFACKGYKRKVMKMMRRQVSTSFSSVVRTSPDGSSRDAIDNNRIVSVLLTNKLKS is encoded by the coding sequence ATGATGCAATCCATAATCAGTGAGAATATGACCAACAACTCTGAAAATTGTGACTGGTATGCCCATCGAAGTACAGCAAGGATCCTGATGCCACTGCATTACTCTATTGTTTTTGTTGTGGGACTTCTAGGAAATGCATTGGCGTTACATGTTATACGGCCAAACCTAAAGAAGATGAATTCCACCACCTTGTATTCTACCAATCTCGTCATTTCTGATATCCTTTTCACTCTGTCGCTGCCAATGCGCATTGTATATTATGCATTAGGTTTCCACTGGCCAATGGGTGATGCTCTTTGTAGGATAAATGGTTTGATTTTTTACATCAACACCTATGCTGGAGTGAACTTTATGACATGTTTGAGTGTGGACAGGTTCATTGCTGTAGTCTTGCCTCTTCGCTTTAGCCGTTTCCGGAaagtacaaaatgtcaaaaaaatctgtGTTGCTGTATGGATTATAGTCATGGCTCAAACTTTGCCTCTACTTGCAAAATCTATGTTAGAAGTTGATGGGGATTACATTGCTTGCATGGAGTACCCAACCattgacaaaaatgaaaacctaCCTTACATGCTACTTGGAGCAGTTTTCATTGGATATGTTATTCCAGTTGTAACTATTCTGGTTTGCTATTCTGGACTGTGCTGGAAACTGCAtttttcagcaaaacaaaaccacctCACAGAAAAATCTGGCCGGAACAAAAAAGCAATCAGCGTCATCTTTTTTGTTATCTTGGTGTTTGTAATTTGTTTCAGTCCCTATCATATTGACATTATACAATACATGGTAAAAAAACTACATCACCATCCTAACTGCTCAGAAAAACTGGCATTTCAAGTGTCTCTGCACATTACAGTATGCCTCATGAACTTCAATAGTTGCATGGATCCCTTCATTTACTTCTTTGCCTGCAAAGGGTACAAAAGAAAGGTAATGAAAATGATGAGACGGCAGGTCAGCACTTCATTTTCTAGTGTGGTCAGGACTTCTCCAGATGGATCATCTAGAGATGCAATCGACAATAACAGAATCGTTTCAGTTCTTCTTACCAACAAGCTGAAATCATGA